Within Flavobacteriales bacterium, the genomic segment CTAAGTCAATCGATATTTCAAACTTCGATTGTGCTGATGTTGGTACTCCAGTAACGGTAACTGTAACGGTAGAAGATCCTTCAGGAAATGCTAGTACAGGTACTGTAGTTGTAACTGTTGTTGATAATATGAATCCAATTGCAGGTGTCGTACCTTCTATAACATTGAACCTTGATGCTAACGGAAATGCAACACTTTCACCAGCAATGGTAGAAAATGGATCAATCGATAATTGTTCTATTACTTCATCTACATTAACTAAGACTACGTTCTCTTGTGTAGATGCTGTAAATTCTCCAATAACAGTTGGATACTTCGTAACGGATGCTTCAGGTAACAATAGTACTACTAAAGCAATCACGGTTACAGTTAAAGATGTAACTGCTCCAGTTCTTGTTACTAAGAATAAAGTAGTTTACTTACCATCTTTCAATAATCCTTCAGTTACTGTACAAGTAAATGATCTTGTAGATTCAAAATCAGATGCTTGTGGAATTAGTTCTACAAAAATTGCTGACAACAACAGTGCATCTATGTCATTTGACTGTGCAGGAGTTGGAACTCACGTTCTTACTGTTGAAGTAAAAGATGCTTCAGGAAATATGACTCAAGAAACTGCCGTTGTTGAAGTAATGGATACTGTAAAACCAATAATCGTTGGATTAGCTACAACACCTATCATTACTTATGACTGTGTTGCTGATACAGGATTTGTTTATCCAGTTCCTACATTTGCAGACGTAAAAGAAAACTGTGCAATAGATCGTATCGATCAAATTGCAGGTCTTCCTTCAGGAGCTCAATTCCCAATAGGAACAACAGTATGTACTTATGTTGCAGTTGATGTAAATGGAAACAAATCAGCACCATATTCTAGAACAATTACAGTTCTTGAAACAACAGAAATGCCTGACTTAACAGGTGTGCAAACAACTTTCTGTGAAGGTGATGCTGATATGGATCTTTCATCTAATGTTACAGGTGCAATTACCTTTACAGGTAATGGTGTAAACAATAATGTATTCTCTCCTGCAAATGCTGGAACATACTCATTGAATTACACTTGGATTGCATCTACAGGATGTCCAGTAGAAGGAACTATAACAATTACTGTTAATGCAAAACCAGTTGCACCAGTAATTACACAAATTGCTTCAAACAAACTTGAAATTGCAGATAATGGATTCTCAAGTGTGAAGTGGTACCTTGGTTCTACATTAATCCAATCAGGAACTTCAACACTTCTTTATATTGACCAATCAGGAAACTATAAAGTAATGGTTGAAAATAATAATGGATGTGCGAATGGTTCAGCTACGTTCACTGTTGGTGGAAATGCTTCAGATTTCGAAGCAAACAACAACAAAGTAGTAGAAATGGATGTACAAGTATATCCAAACCCATCTGCCACTGGATTAATTACTCTTGATTACGGATTATCAATTGGAGCGACTTCAATTGAAGTATATGACGCAAGAGGTATTAAAGTGAAAGCATTTGACTTTAACAGCTACGATGAAAATAGTATCGAACTAGATCTATCAGAACTAAGTTCAGCTATGTACCACCTAGTAATCACTAGAGGTAAAGAAGTTGTTAGAAAGAAAATTGTTATTAACCGATAGTTAATTAAAAATCTAATCCCGATGTGATTTTAACAGTCACATCGGGAATTAAGAATAGATTATTATGAAAAAGACTTTAACATTTTTGGCCTTAGCAGGTTTTGCTTTCACAACTGCTCAAGCACAGGAAGATGCAAGTGTTGTTGCACCTGCAAAACCTAGTACTTGGTCTGTAGGGGTTCACGCAGGAAATTTCTTCTTGAATCCAATGCATCTTTTTAGCATTGTTGATAGAGATGCAGATCTAAGAGGTTTTAATGGAGACAATACTTCATTTGATATAGGTTACGGACTCTATATCGAAAAACAAATATCGCCTATCATTGGACTCCAGTTGGGGTACGATATGGGTTCATATACAGGTGCTAATAGTGATTATACAGATCACTTAGGGAAGCTCAAGAGACATGAGTATGCTGA encodes:
- a CDS encoding T9SS type A sorting domain-containing protein encodes the protein DNCQLQGVTISQTVFGCADLGTSEVFVTSTDIYGNADVDTVTVDVKDINAPDVITVDTFHITLGTNGLFTITPEALVTSATDNCTDVDSINFFFNTTQPGLFTGTADCGMVGTVQQARINYRDLSNNQAQSGTVYIVVKDITAPVVNATNSQVTKTLDASGNATISLADFSYTIDEACGPLLESLSKMSFTCADLGPNNVTYTVEDANGNATTHNFTVNIVDNIAPTVNLVSPTLQVTLDASGNAAITVADVENGSTDNTNCGTLTKSIDISNFDCADVGTPVTVTVTVEDPSGNASTGTVVVTVVDNMNPIAGVVPSITLNLDANGNATLSPAMVENGSIDNCSITSSTLTKTTFSCVDAVNSPITVGYFVTDASGNNSTTKAITVTVKDVTAPVLVTKNKVVYLPSFNNPSVTVQVNDLVDSKSDACGISSTKIADNNSASMSFDCAGVGTHVLTVEVKDASGNMTQETAVVEVMDTVKPIIVGLATTPIITYDCVADTGFVYPVPTFADVKENCAIDRIDQIAGLPSGAQFPIGTTVCTYVAVDVNGNKSAPYSRTITVLETTEMPDLTGVQTTFCEGDADMDLSSNVTGAITFTGNGVNNNVFSPANAGTYSLNYTWIASTGCPVEGTITITVNAKPVAPVITQIASNKLEIADNGFSSVKWYLGSTLIQSGTSTLLYIDQSGNYKVMVENNNGCANGSATFTVGGNASDFEANNNKVVEMDVQVYPNPSATGLITLDYGLSIGATSIEVYDARGIKVKAFDFNSYDENSIELDLSELSSAMYHLVITRGKEVVRKKIVINR